In Fluviispira sanaruensis, a genomic segment contains:
- a CDS encoding nitroreductase family protein has protein sequence MAETIFNSVPKHNYSEQEPTINPEEFRKVIHSRRSVRLFNGTPIPEEIMNECLDLALLAPNSSNLQPWEFYWVKSPDKKSELVKACLSQPAASTAAELIVCVARSKTWKQNANIMLDVFAKSNAKIPSSVIDYYKKIVPLAYTQGYFSILGTLKRLILSVRGLKTPTPRNPVSNSDMILWATKSCALATENLMLALRAFSFDSCPMEGFDANRIEKILDLPPDAHIVMVIGAGKRSPNGIYGPRIRFERNLFIKEV, from the coding sequence ATGGCTGAGACTATTTTCAACTCCGTACCTAAGCACAATTACAGTGAACAAGAACCAACAATTAATCCTGAAGAATTCCGCAAAGTCATTCATTCTAGACGTAGTGTTCGTTTGTTTAATGGAACACCCATACCAGAAGAAATTATGAATGAATGTTTAGACTTGGCTCTTCTTGCCCCAAATTCATCAAATTTGCAACCTTGGGAGTTTTATTGGGTAAAATCGCCTGATAAAAAAAGTGAACTGGTAAAAGCATGTCTTTCTCAACCCGCCGCAAGCACAGCTGCAGAACTTATCGTTTGTGTTGCAAGATCCAAAACTTGGAAACAAAATGCAAATATAATGTTAGATGTATTTGCCAAAAGCAATGCTAAAATACCCAGTAGTGTCATTGATTATTATAAAAAAATTGTTCCACTTGCATATACACAAGGTTACTTCAGTATTTTAGGAACATTAAAACGTCTTATTTTATCTGTCCGTGGTTTAAAAACTCCAACACCAAGAAATCCAGTGAGCAATAGTGATATGATACTTTGGGCAACAAAATCTTGTGCTCTCGCAACAGAAAATCTCATGCTTGCATTAAGAGCATTCTCATTTGATTCATGCCCAATGGAAGGATTTGATGCGAATAGAATTGAAAAAATATTAGATCTTCCACCTGATGCACATATAGTTATGGTTATTGGAGCAGGAAAAAGATCTCCGAATGGGATTTATGGCCCCCGTATCCGTTTTGAAAGAAATTTATTTATTAAAGAGGTTTAA